The genomic DNA CGGTCAGTCGTCTACGCGAGCCTCAAACCAGAGCGGTCGTTGGCGGGCAAACCCCATTGCTGAAGGCGCAAGAAGGGGCTTGCTCGCCAAGACTCGGTTTCAGATAGCCAATGCATGGTAGCCCTGCACGTAGCTATAGCGCGGTCGGCTTTCGTGTTGTTCCGGTGTGAGGAAACTCATCAAGGCGTTGCGACTGTCGCGGCAAGCGGCTTTGTGTTCCATGTCCAGAAAGTGCCCGGTGGCTTGCAGCGTGCTGAAGCTGCTGTGCTGCACATGATCGGCAAAGAGCTTGGCGTCGTCGGCCGCGGTGTATTCGTCCCATTCGCCATTCAGGAACAGCACCGGCACGTTGATTTTTTTCGCTGCGTTGACATAGCACAAGCGATCGCTGTGGAGCACATCGCTGATGTGGAAGTGCATCTGCCCGTACTCATGCTCGGCCAGGCTGCTGACGTGGCGATAGTTGAAACGCTTGAACAACGGCGGCAGGTGCTTGCCGATGGTGCTGTTGACCAGGTGCCCGACCCGGTCGCCGTCCAGGTTGCCCAGGTAATCCACACCGCGCTCCAGGTAGTCGCGCATCGGCGCATTGAGCACTGGCGAGAACGAGCTGATCACCGCTTTTTCGATACGTCTTGGCCGCTGGGCCAAGGCAGTCAGCGTGGCGGCGCCGCCCCAGGAAAACGACAGCACGTGTTCGGCGGCGAAGTGGTCGATCAGTTCCAGGAGAATCTGGCCCTCAATCTCTTTTGTCAGCATTTGCTCATGTCGGTTGTGAGCTTTTGACTTGCCCGCGTAGGGTTGGTCGTACAGCACGACATTGAATTGCGGGTAGAGGTTTTTGGCGGTCTGTGCAAACGACGCGGTGGTGGCCATTGAGCCGTTGACCAAAATGATGGTCTTTTGTGCGGCGTCTGCGCGATAGAACTCCGTGTAAACCCGATACTGACCCTGTATATCCAGCACAGCGATTTCTGGCCTCATGTCATAAGACTCCTGGCAAGCGGGTATGCGCGCAATGAGATTGCACGGGCAATGTGACAGGTAGGCATACGCCTGGAAGATAAGGCCCATGTCGATCCAAAACAGCGGTCGACGGGTGTTGTTATAGGCGGGCAGTTTGCCGGGCGAACAGACGGAACCTGAGGGTTCCCGCCGGCAAAAAGTTTCTTGGAAGTATGTGGTGACTCATCGGTCACATTTCGGCCGACGGTTTGATTCAAGCAGGGGGTAGACCGTTGCGCAAGTACCTGTCGGAAAATTGTTCGACACTTCTGCCCAGCGGTAGCGGGATCAGATGAGCTGGATTTCTTCAGGGCTCAAGGCGCGGTAGTGGCCCGGCTCGAGATGGTCGTCCAGCGTCAGTGGGCCCATGCGCTCGCGGTGCAGGCGCAGCACCTTGTTGTTGAAGTGGCCGAACATGCGCTTGACCTGGTGGTAGCGCCCTTCAACGATGCTCAAGCGCGCTGATTTTTCCCCCAGCAGCGTCAGCTCTGCCGGTTGGGTGGTGAGGTCTTCGAAGGCGAAATACAGGCCTTGGGCGAAGGTGTCGGCGTATTCGGCGGTGATGGTTTGCTCGGTTTCGACGTAATAGACCTTGGGCAGCTTGGTCTGCGGTTGAGTCAGGCGCCGCGACCAACTGCCGTCATTGGTGATCAGCATCAGCCCGGTGGTGTTGAAATCCAGGCGCCCGGCGATGTGCAGGTCGTCCTTGTCCGGTTCGTTCAACCAGTCGAGGACAGTGGGGTGTTGCGGATCGCGAGTGGCACTGACGCAGCCGGGCGGCTTGTGCAGCATGAAGTAGCGCGCCGGCCGGCCGGCTTGCAGCACTTGGTCGTCGACTTCGACGCGACTGAATTCACGTACCGGTGCATGGGGATCGCTGACGGTCTGGCCGTCGATTCGCACCCGGCGCTCCACCAGCAACAGGCGCACTTGTTGGCGATTGAATCGCGGAAGATTGCTGAGGAAACGGTCGACACGCATGGGCAGTTCAGGCAGGGCAGCGGAGGGTGGGCATCTTACGCGATCGGCTGGGGCTTGGCGCGCAACTGGCCTTCGACCTGGGCGCAACGTGGGCACAGGCAGGACTGATCACGCAGTTCGGCCGGCAATGCTTCAAGCACGGCCGGGTCAATGCTCACGCCGTAACACCAGCAGGCCCTGTCGGCGGTTCGTGGGTCGGCCAGGGTGCAGTCGTTGGTGCCGCCGCAGGCCGGGCAAAGGTCGGGTTTATTCATAACTGGAGTGAGGCTTGTCCACGCAGGTTCGGTTGCACCCGGTCTGCCGGGCGCGTTGTAACGCATGATCGGTCCGCGACAGCAGGCTGTGCAAGGTGTCTTCGTCCTGCAAGGTGGTAAGGCCGAGGCTGACGGTGACCAACAATTGTTTGCCACTGCAGAAATAGCGCTGCTTTTCGATGTGCTGACGAATTTTCTCGGCGATTTTCAGACCGGTCTGGCCGTCGGTGTCCTTGAGCAGGACGACAAAGGCGTCGGCGCTCCAGCGACAGACGATGTCCGAATGCCGCAGGCTTTGGGTCAGGTCGCGGGCGAACCCGGTCAGCAGTTGATCGGTGGCGATATGGCCGTGGGTGGTGTCCAGTCGCTTGAAGTCGTCCAGCTCCACCAGCAACGCCGTCAAGGGTTTGGGCTCGCGCTGGGGCTTCGTGCAGGGCTTGCACGGCCAGCAGGTCGAAGCCACGGCGGTTCGGCAATTCGGTCAGGCTGTCGAGGGTGGCCTGGGCGTCGATGCGTTGCTGGTAGTGGTTGATCAGCCGATAAAGGATGGCCAGGACCGCCAGCGTCACGAGCACGCCGATCAGCAGGTTCACGTACAGCGTCTTGAGAATGTGATCGCGTATCGAGGTATGGGCGGCGTAATAGCCCAGCAACGTAATGATCAGGAAACCTGTACCGAGCAGCGCCACCACCGCCAGGAGCGGCTTGCGCTGGGAATACAACGGCGAACGGAGCGACATGGCGATTCCCTTGGCGCAGACCCAATGAAATCAGTTTAGTGGCCCTGTGGGAAAAGGTGCTCGGATTTGCAGGTTTGCAAAATTGTGGCGAGGGGATTTATCCCCGCTGGGTCGCGAAGCGGCCCCAATGCACTCTGTCTGATATACCGCGCTGACAGGTTTTGGGGCTGCTGCGCAGCCCAGCGGGGATAAATCCCCTCGCCACAGAGTCCTGTTTACTCAAGGGTAATTAGATAAGCCCGCCATCCCCCCAAATGACTGATGTCCCGTGCGCCTTCCAGGCCATACGATTCACAGATGAATCCGCTTTCCCAGCGTCCATCGGCCAGTTGCACCTTACCCAGCCCCAACGGTGCGGGAATGCCGGTCAGGAACGAGCCCAGTTCGCTGCTCGGCAGCTCCCAGACCTCGACCTCGATCGCCACGCCGCCTTCACGAACCCGAACCATGCCGGGACGCAACGGTGGGCCGCCAGCCAAGGCATAGAGGTGGTAGTCCGCTGAGCTTTGGGTGGCCTCGATCAGCCGGGCGCCGCGTTGCTTGAGCTGCCAGTTCAGCGCCAACCCGTCCAGGTGTGCGCCACACACCACCAGCCGCGCCCGGTCGTGGCGAGCCGGGTGGGCGGGAATGGGCAAGGCCTTGTCCTGTTGACGCTGCAAGGCATCGGCCACGCTCAAGAGGTATTGATCGGTGAAGGCTCGACCGAACAGCGTCACGCCCCAGGGCAAGCCGTTGGCCATGAACGCACTGGGAACGGCGACGGCGGCGTAGTCCAGCAGGTTCATGAAATTGGTGTAGTAACCCAGCTCAGAGTTGCGCAGCACGGGTTCGGCGGTCAGTTCGGCAAGGGTCACCGGGCGGCCGATGGTCGGAGTGAGTACACAATCAAGTGTGTCCATGGCTCGGTCGCATTGGGCTTTGAGCGCTTGCAAACGGTACCGGGCGCGGAAGGTTTGCACGCCATCTACCGTAGGCGCTTTCGCCAGGACGGCGCGGATGACGGGCAGTACGGCCTCCGGCTCGCGTTCCATCAAGGGGCCGGCAACGCTGTAGCGTTCGGCCACCCACGGACCTTCATAAAGCAGCCGTGCGGCTTCCAGGAACGGCGACAAGTCCAGTTCCACGGCTTCGCCGCCCAGGCGTTCGAGCCGTTCGACGGCGTCCTGAAACAGTTGCGGACCTTCCTGGCAGCCGAAAAATTCCAAGTCCTGCTGGCGTGGCACGCCGAAACGAAAGCGCCGGGGCGCGCCGAACGCGGCGCCGTCGTTCCACTGCGGGTTGTAGCGGCTGTAGTCGTCACCAGGGTCTGGACGGGCCGTCAGCGCCAAGAGCTGGCTGGCTTCCTTGGCCGTCGCCGTGAAGGTCGTGACGCAGTCCAGCGTGCGACAGGCCGGGACCACGCCCGCCGTTGAGATCAACCCCAAAGTGGCCTTCAACCCCACCAGGTTGTTCAACGCCGCGGGCACCCGGCCGGAGCCGGCGGTATCGGTGCCCAAGGCAAAACTCGCTACGCCCAAGGCCACGGCCAGCGACGAACCGGCGCTCGAACCGCCTGCCGGATAGTCGGGCAACACGCTGTTGCGGCAGGCGCCGTAGGGCGAGCGAGTGCCATTGAGCCCGGTGGCGAATTGGTCGAGGTTGGTCTTGCCCAGGGGGATCGCGCCCAGTGCCAGCAACTGCTCGACAATGGTCGCCGAGCAGGGTGGCACATAGGCAAACGCCGGGCAGGCGGCCGTGGTCGGAATGCCGGCCAGGTCGATGTTGTCCTTGATGGCAAAAGGTACGCCGTACAGGGGCAAGCTCTCCAAGTCGCGGCCTTCCAACGCGGCCAGGTAGGGCTCCAGTTCCTCGGCCGTGAGCAGATGGATGAACAGGTGATAGTCCGGGTTCAGCGCCGCGGCTTTTTCCCGCAGGCCCAACAGCAGTTTCCGAGGCGTCAGTTCGCCGCTGCGGTAGTGATTGCGCAGGTCGTCCAAGCGAAGAGAGAAGTTCATGGTGTTAATCCTTTGATTGAGTTCAGGCACGGTCCAGCACCACGACGCGTTGTCCGGCGCGCACCGCCGAACCGGGCTGGACGCGCACCTCGCGCACTACGCCGGCCGAGGGCGCAAGCAGCGGGATTTCCATTTTCATCGACTCCAGGATGACCAGCACATCACCGGCGGCCACCCGCGCACCAACGTCTACCTGCACTTGCCAGAGGTTGCCGGCGATGTGGCTGTCGACGCTCAGTTGACCCTCGGTCAGCAGCGAATCTTCGCTTGGTGCGACGGCCGGTTCTTCACTGTCGAAGTGCGCTTGGCCACTGGCGATCCAGCGCTCGCGCTCGGCGTTGAAGGCGCCTTGTTGCTGTTGTCGGAACGCGGCGATGCTGTCGGCTTCCTGCACCAAAAAACGCTGGTAGTCGGCGAGGTTGAGCTGGCTGTGCTCAATCTTCAGGTCGAAGCGGCCCAGCGGGAACTCACGGCGGATGTGCAGCCGTTCATCGGCACTGACCGGGTAGAAGCGGATCTGGTCGAAGAACCGCAGCAACCAGGGCTTGCCGTCGAATGCCGCGACCTCCCGATAACGATTCCACATCTGCAACGTACGCCCGACGAACTGATAGCCGCCAGGCCCTTCCATGCCGTACACGCACATGTAGGCGCCGCCGATGCCCACCGAGTTTTCCGCGGTCCAGGTCCGGGCCGGGTTGTATTTGGTGGTCACCAGTCGATGCCGTGGGTCGAGCGGCGTGGCGACCGGCGCGCCGAGGTAAACGTCCCCCAGGCCCATCACCAGGTAGCTGGCGTCAAACACGGTGCGTTGCACCTCGTCGAGGTTGGGCAGGTCGTTGATGCGTCGAATGAACTCCAGGTTGCTCGGGCACCAGGGTGCGTCCTTGCGTACCGTGGTCATGTATTTCTCGATGGCCAGCTGGCAGGCCGGATCATCCCAGGACAGCGGCAGGTGGACGATGCGCGACGGCACTTGCAGGTCCTGCGCGGCGCATACGGCGTCCCACTCACCGACGACGATGCTCAGTAGATCGGCCAGGGGCATTTGTTCGGGTTGATAGTGTACTTGCAGCGAGCGAATGCCCGGCGTCAGGTCGATCACGCCGGGCAGTTGTTTGTGTTCCAAAGCCTGCATCAACGCGTGGGCGCGAAAGCGCAGCACCAGGTCCAGTTCGGCGGCGCCGATTTCCAGCAACAGGTGGGTGTCGCCGGCTAATCTCGCCACCAGGCGGGTGTCGTCCTGCCCAATATCCAACACCACAGGCGACCCCATACCCTGTGGGAGCGAGCTTGCTCGCGATAGCGGCGGCACATCCAACCTTGATGAAACTGACAGACCGCTATCGCGAGCAAGCTCGCTCCCACAAGGGGCCCAATTCAAGGCCAGTGAGCGGGCGGTCGATATATCCACCGGCACGAATCGCACCTTGTCCCCGGCCTTGAGCTGCCCTAACTGCCAGAGGTCCGCCTCGATCACCGTCACCGGGCAGACGAACCCCCCCAGGCTCGGGCCGTCGGGGCCGAGGATGACGGGCATGTCGCCGGTGAAGTCCACGGCGCCGATGGCGTAGGGATTGTCATGGATGTTGGAGGGGTGCAGCCCAGCCTCGCCACCGTCGGCGCGAACCCATTCAGGTTTCGGCCCGATCAGGCGCACGCCCGTGCGGCTGGAGTTGAAATGCACTTCCCATGCAGTGTCGAAGAAGGTCTGGATGTAGCGCTCGGTGAAATATTCCGGCGCGCCGTGCGGGCCGTAGATTACGCGGATCTGCCGTTCCGACGGCAACTCCAGGATCGGCGCGTTCTGTTGTGGCAGCGCGGCGTGCTCATCCAGTTCAGTCAGGTGCAGTACATCGCCGGTACACAACGCCCGTCCGCCATGGCCGCCGAACTGACCGAGGGTGAACGTGCTTTTACTGCCCAGGTAATCCGGCACTTGCACGCCGCCTTGCAGGCACAGGTAACTGCGCGACCCGGCCCCAGCGATGGTGCCGATCGTCAGGGTGGAGCCGGCAGCAATCGACAACGGGGTGTTCATCGGTACGGCTTCACCGTCGAGCGTGAGGGCAATCACCGCGCCGGTCATCGCCACCCGCGCATCGCAGTTGAAGCGCAGCCGCGGCCCGTTCATGGTGATTTCCAACGCCGCGGCACCTTCTTCATTGCCCAGCAGGCGATTGCCCAGGCGCAACGAATGGCTGTCCATCGGTCCCGACGGCGGCACCCCCACGGCCCAATAACCGAGGCGGCCGGGATAGTCCTGGACGCTGGTCTGTGTGCCGGGGCTGAGCACTTCCACGGTGTTGGCGCGGTAGACCAAGGCCTCCAGGCAGCGGGTCCAGGGTTGACCGCTGGCAAACGGCGCGTCGAGGAGAATCTGTTGCAGGTAGTGGCGGTTGGTTTCGACGCCGTACAACAAGCTTTCGTCCAGCGCTTGATGCAAGCCCAGCCGCGCTTGCTCACGGGTCGGCGCCCAGCGAATGACCTTGGCGATCATCGGGTCGAAGTAGGGCGGGATCTGGCAACCGGCCTCGACCCAGGTGTCGATGCGCAGTGCTTTGCCGTCGGCCTGCGGAAATTTCACCGCGGTCAGCAGCCCCGGGCTTGGCTGGAAATCCCGGCCTGGATCCTCGGCATACAGGCGTGCCTGGATCGCGTGGCCTTCGGCTTTCAATCCCTGGCCCAGCTCGCTCAGTGGCGGCAGATCACCGGCCGCCAGTTGCACCATCCAGCGCACCAGGTCCACGCCCCACACCTGCTCGGTGACACCGTGCTCCACTTGCAGGCGGGTGTTCACTTCCAGGAAGTAGAAGCGCCCCGCGTCGCTGTCGAACACAAACTCCACGGTGCCGGCGCTGCGGTAGTTCACCGCCTGGGCCAGTTGGATCGCCGCTGCGCAGAGTTCGTCAGCCATGCCTTCGGGCAGGTTCGGCGCCGGGGTTTCCTCGAGGACTTTCTGGTTGCGCCGTTGCACCGAGCAGTCGCGTACGCCCAAGGCGATCACTTGGCCCTGGCCGTCGCCGAATACCTGCACCTCCAGATGCCGCGCGCGTTCGATGTACTTCTCGATGAATACCCCGGCGTCGCTGAAGTTGTTCTGGCCCAGGCGCTTGACCGCTTCGAAGGATTCGCTCAGGTCGGTGGCGCTGCGACACACGCGCATGCCGATGCCGCCGCCGCCCGCGGTACTTTTGAGCATCACCGGATAGCCGAGCTGGGTGCCCGCCAATAGCGCGGCGTCGAGGCTGTCGAGCAGTTCGGTGCCTTCGAGCAGCGGCACGCCGTGTCGACGAGCCAAGTCGCGGGCGGTGTGCTTGAGGCCGAACACACGCAGTTGCTCCGGCGTTGGGCCGATGAAAGCAATATCAGCGGCCTCGCAGGCTTCGGCGAAGGCTGCGTTTTCCGAGAGGAAACCGTAGCCGGGATGGATCGCGGTCGCGCCGCTGCTTTTGGCGATTGCCAGGAGTTTATCCACCGCCAGGTAAGTACCGGCCGCCGCACCATCGCCCAGGCAATAAGCTTCATCGGCCTGCTGGATATGCAAGCTGGCGGCGTCGGCCTGGGAGTACACCGCGACGCCTTTGACCTCCAGCTCGCGCAAGGTCCGCAGGATGCGGCAAGCGATGGCGCCACGGTTGGCGATGAGGATTTTTTCGAACATGGCATTGCCCCCTCAGGCATGCGTGCTGCCTGAACTGGGATGCGGGCCGTCCCGCAGTTTTCGATGGCCAGCGGGGTCGTCCCCGACAGCAAACTTCCAAACACCTTATGTCCCCTGTGGGAGCGAGCTTGCTCGCGATAGCGGCGGCACATCCAACCTTGATGTAACTGACAGATCGCTATCGCGAGCAAGCTCGCTCCCACAGTGGATCAGGGTGTTATTTGAGGCATTGCCCCGACCGGCTCTGGCACAACACAAACAGCCAGCGGCGCAGGCGGCTGAGTTTCAGTTCCATATCAAAAGCTCCGCTGGTGTGGGGTTGTAGGCGTTGCAGGGGTTGTTCAGTTGCGGACAGTTGGAGATCAACACGATCACATCCATCTCGGCCCGCAGGTCGACGTATGTGCCCGGTGCCGAGATCCCATCTTCGAAGGTCAGGCCGCCGTCTGCGGTCACCGGCACGTTCATGAAGAAGTTGATGTTCGGCCCGATGTCGCCCTTGCCCAGCCGACCGTCGTGGGCACAGGCCCGCAGGTAGTTGTCGCGGCAGCTGTGCATGTAGCGTTTTTCCAAGGCGTAGCGCACGGTGTTGCTTTCCTGGGCGCAGGCCCCGCCGAGGGTGTCGTGGCGCCCACAGGTGTCTTCGACGATGGTCAGCATTGGCTGGCCGAGGTTGGAGTACAGGACGCTGCCGGTGCTCAGGTAAACGCTGTTCTGCCGGCGCAAGGTGCGCTGCACGTCGTAGCGTTCCTTGGGGTTGGCCAGGCTGTAGAACAGCGTATCGACCGCCTGGTTGCCTTCCAGGTCGAGGATGCGCAGGGTCTGGCCCTTCTTGACTTCCGTCAGCCAGGGCTCCCCGGCGGGAATGGTGGCGCGGTAGATAGCGCTTTCAGGCTGCTTTGGTACGGTGGCGATGGCGAGTGACATGGCAGCGATCCTCAGGCGAACAGGCGGTCGGTGTTGATGAAGCCGCGCTGGTTTTCCGGGCGCGACTGGCAGCAATGCTCGGCGACGCTGGCGTCGGCGTTCATCCAGCTGAGCTTGAGCGGTTGCGGGGCGTAGTGCGGGTTCGGGTCCATAGGGTGTTGCAGTGCGGTCAGCACCACCAGGGTGTCCATCGGTGCATAGAGCTCGATGTAGTCGCCGGCCTGGGAGTTGCCTTCAACGAAATGAAAGCCTCCGGCCTCATCGACATCGACCCGGCTGAACAGGTTGAGGGTCATCAGCAGGTCGGACAGGCCCAGCCCCCATTTGCCCAGTTCCACCAGCAGGTTGTCGGTGCCGTTGCGAAAGAAGCCGTTGCGCAGTTCCTGATAGCGGCCCTGACCGTATTTTTCAGCGACCTCTTCGGCGCAGAGCACGCCGCCGAGGCTGTCGCTCCAGCCGCAAGTGTCGGCGGTGATGGCCGCCAGTACTCGACCCATGTCCGAGTACAGGCAATGGCCGGCGGTGAGCTTGGCGGTGTGTTGGCATTTGAGGCTGTCGGGCAGGTTCAGGCGTTCGGTTTTCTCGTTGGCATTGAGCAGCGTCAGGCTCACGTTGGCCCCGCCGCGCAGGTCGGTCAGGCGCAGCAGTTGGCCGCGCTTGAGCACGAAGGAACGGTGGCCGCCACCGGGCAGCAGCTCTTCGGCGAAGGGGGGGAACATAGAGATCGAATCGGTCATGGCAAAACTCCTTTCAAGCGATACGCAACGTGCCGGCCAGTTCGGCGGGCAGGGCGTCGACGGCGGCACGGATGCGGCGGTCGCTGTTCAATGGAATGTCGTAGGTAATGCGTGCGCCATAGGCGCCGGGGGCGTGGGGATCGACACGGACTTTGTCGAACACCAGCAGGCGCGTGCCGAGGCTGAAACCTTCGGACAGGTCATGGGTGACCATGAACACCGTCAGCCGGGTTTCGCGCCACAGCTCAAGCAACAAGGCGTGCATGTCTTTGCGAATGCCCGGGTCGAGGGCGCCAAAGGGCTCGTCCAGCAGCAGGACACGGGGCTTCATGATCAGTGCCTGAGCGATGGCCAGTCGCTGTTGCATGCCCCCGGACAGTTGCGCCGGGTATTTGTCCAGCGCATGGCCCAGGCCGACCTTATCCAGCAGTTGGGCGGCTTCTTCGCGGGTCTGGCGCTTGGCATTGCCGAACAGCCGTCCCAGCAGCGGCGAGCGCGGCAACTCAAGGCCCAGGGCGACGTTGTCCAGAACCGTCAGGTGCGGGAACACCGAGTAGCGCTGGAACACCACGCCCCGGCTGGCATCCGGCTCGCCGGCCAAGGGTTCACCGTCCAGCAGAATCTGTCCGCGACTGGCGCGTTCCTGGCCCAGCAGCAATCGCAGGAAGGTTGACTTGCCGCAACCCGACGCCCCCACCAGTGTGCAGAACTCACCCTCGGCGACCCTCAGGTTCAAACGCTCCAGTACCACCTGATCGGCATACTGTTGCCAGACATTGTTCACGGTGATGAAGCTCATGCCTTCGCCCCCTCGTACCAGGGGAACGCTCGGCGGGTCAGGCGCTTGAGGCCCCAGTCCATCAGCCAGGCGAGCAGGGTGATCCACATCACGTAGGGCAAGATCACGTCCATCGCTAGGTAACGGCGCACCAGGAAAATCCGATAGCCCAACCCGTCGGTGGAGGCGATGGCTTCGGCCGCGATCAGAAACAACCAGGCAGAACCCAGCATCAGCCGCAGGGAAATCAACAGGCGCGGCAGCAGTGGCGGCAGCACCACCCGCAGTATCAGGGTCCAGGTCGAAGCGCCGAGGGTCTGGGCCTTGATCAGCAGTTCGGACGGAATTTCCCGGGCGCGCTGTTCCAGGTCGCGAGCCAGGCAGGGGGTGATGCCAATCACGATCAGCATCACTTTTGACAGTTCCCCCAGGCCGAAGACGATGAACAGGATCGGCAGGATGGCCAGCGGCGGCACCATCGACACCACGGTGAGCAGCGGCGACAGCGGTGCGCCAAACAGCGGCAACGTACCGGCGGCAATGCCCAGGCACAGCCCGGCCAGGGCGCTGATACCCAAGCCGATGGCCAGCCGCCGCAGACTCGACGCGGTGTCTTGCCAGAGCAGGTAGTCGCCACTGCGGGCGTCCGCGGTGAAGGCCAGGCGCTTGACCGCATCGGCCATTTGCACGGCGCTGGGCAGCAATTTGTCGTTGGGGTTATCCGTCAACCGTTCGGCCGAGCCCATGAAGTAGGCGAACAACACCAGCGCGAATGGCAGGATCACCAGCAACAAGCGGCTGGGACGATCCGGGTAGCGGTTGATCAGGCGCATGCCAGGTCCTCCGGTTTACAGCTTGGCGTCGGCGGCCAGCTGTACGTAGGTCGGGTCAAAGCGCAGC from Pseudomonas beijingensis includes the following:
- a CDS encoding alpha/beta fold hydrolase, which translates into the protein MRPEIAVLDIQGQYRVYTEFYRADAAQKTIILVNGSMATTASFAQTAKNLYPQFNVVLYDQPYAGKSKAHNRHEQMLTKEIEGQILLELIDHFAAEHVLSFSWGGAATLTALAQRPRRIEKAVISSFSPVLNAPMRDYLERGVDYLGNLDGDRVGHLVNSTIGKHLPPLFKRFNYRHVSSLAEHEYGQMHFHISDVLHSDRLCYVNAAKKINVPVLFLNGEWDEYTAADDAKLFADHVQHSSFSTLQATGHFLDMEHKAACRDSRNALMSFLTPEQHESRPRYSYVQGYHALAI
- a CDS encoding pseudouridine synthase; the protein is MRVDRFLSNLPRFNRQQVRLLLVERRVRIDGQTVSDPHAPVREFSRVEVDDQVLQAGRPARYFMLHKPPGCVSATRDPQHPTVLDWLNEPDKDDLHIAGRLDFNTTGLMLITNDGSWSRRLTQPQTKLPKVYYVETEQTITAEYADTFAQGLYFAFEDLTTQPAELTLLGEKSARLSIVEGRYHQVKRMFGHFNNKVLRLHRERMGPLTLDDHLEPGHYRALSPEEIQLI
- a CDS encoding cysteine-rich CWC family protein, giving the protein MNKPDLCPACGGTNDCTLADPRTADRACWCYGVSIDPAVLEALPAELRDQSCLCPRCAQVEGQLRAKPQPIA
- the atzF gene encoding allophanate hydrolase; translated protein: MNFSLRLDDLRNHYRSGELTPRKLLLGLREKAAALNPDYHLFIHLLTAEELEPYLAALEGRDLESLPLYGVPFAIKDNIDLAGIPTTAACPAFAYVPPCSATIVEQLLALGAIPLGKTNLDQFATGLNGTRSPYGACRNSVLPDYPAGGSSAGSSLAVALGVASFALGTDTAGSGRVPAALNNLVGLKATLGLISTAGVVPACRTLDCVTTFTATAKEASQLLALTARPDPGDDYSRYNPQWNDGAAFGAPRRFRFGVPRQQDLEFFGCQEGPQLFQDAVERLERLGGEAVELDLSPFLEAARLLYEGPWVAERYSVAGPLMEREPEAVLPVIRAVLAKAPTVDGVQTFRARYRLQALKAQCDRAMDTLDCVLTPTIGRPVTLAELTAEPVLRNSELGYYTNFMNLLDYAAVAVPSAFMANGLPWGVTLFGRAFTDQYLLSVADALQRQQDKALPIPAHPARHDRARLVVCGAHLDGLALNWQLKQRGARLIEATQSSADYHLYALAGGPPLRPGMVRVREGGVAIEVEVWELPSSELGSFLTGIPAPLGLGKVQLADGRWESGFICESYGLEGARDISHLGGWRAYLITLE
- the uca gene encoding urea carboxylase; this encodes MFEKILIANRGAIACRILRTLRELEVKGVAVYSQADAASLHIQQADEAYCLGDGAAAGTYLAVDKLLAIAKSSGATAIHPGYGFLSENAAFAEACEAADIAFIGPTPEQLRVFGLKHTARDLARRHGVPLLEGTELLDSLDAALLAGTQLGYPVMLKSTAGGGGIGMRVCRSATDLSESFEAVKRLGQNNFSDAGVFIEKYIERARHLEVQVFGDGQGQVIALGVRDCSVQRRNQKVLEETPAPNLPEGMADELCAAAIQLAQAVNYRSAGTVEFVFDSDAGRFYFLEVNTRLQVEHGVTEQVWGVDLVRWMVQLAAGDLPPLSELGQGLKAEGHAIQARLYAEDPGRDFQPSPGLLTAVKFPQADGKALRIDTWVEAGCQIPPYFDPMIAKVIRWAPTREQARLGLHQALDESLLYGVETNRHYLQQILLDAPFASGQPWTRCLEALVYRANTVEVLSPGTQTSVQDYPGRLGYWAVGVPPSGPMDSHSLRLGNRLLGNEEGAAALEITMNGPRLRFNCDARVAMTGAVIALTLDGEAVPMNTPLSIAAGSTLTIGTIAGAGSRSYLCLQGGVQVPDYLGSKSTFTLGQFGGHGGRALCTGDVLHLTELDEHAALPQQNAPILELPSERQIRVIYGPHGAPEYFTERYIQTFFDTAWEVHFNSSRTGVRLIGPKPEWVRADGGEAGLHPSNIHDNPYAIGAVDFTGDMPVILGPDGPSLGGFVCPVTVIEADLWQLGQLKAGDKVRFVPVDISTARSLALNWAPCGSELARDSGLSVSSRLDVPPLSRASSLPQGMGSPVVLDIGQDDTRLVARLAGDTHLLLEIGAAELDLVLRFRAHALMQALEHKQLPGVIDLTPGIRSLQVHYQPEQMPLADLLSIVVGEWDAVCAAQDLQVPSRIVHLPLSWDDPACQLAIEKYMTTVRKDAPWCPSNLEFIRRINDLPNLDEVQRTVFDASYLVMGLGDVYLGAPVATPLDPRHRLVTTKYNPARTWTAENSVGIGGAYMCVYGMEGPGGYQFVGRTLQMWNRYREVAAFDGKPWLLRFFDQIRFYPVSADERLHIRREFPLGRFDLKIEHSQLNLADYQRFLVQEADSIAAFRQQQQGAFNAERERWIASGQAHFDSEEPAVAPSEDSLLTEGQLSVDSHIAGNLWQVQVDVGARVAAGDVLVILESMKMEIPLLAPSAGVVREVRVQPGSAVRAGQRVVVLDRA
- a CDS encoding urea amidolyase associated protein UAAP2, whose protein sequence is MSLAIATVPKQPESAIYRATIPAGEPWLTEVKKGQTLRILDLEGNQAVDTLFYSLANPKERYDVQRTLRRQNSVYLSTGSVLYSNLGQPMLTIVEDTCGRHDTLGGACAQESNTVRYALEKRYMHSCRDNYLRACAHDGRLGKGDIGPNINFFMNVPVTADGGLTFEDGISAPGTYVDLRAEMDVIVLISNCPQLNNPCNAYNPTPAELLIWN
- a CDS encoding urea amidolyase associated protein UAAP1, with translation MTDSISMFPPFAEELLPGGGHRSFVLKRGQLLRLTDLRGGANVSLTLLNANEKTERLNLPDSLKCQHTAKLTAGHCLYSDMGRVLAAITADTCGWSDSLGGVLCAEEVAEKYGQGRYQELRNGFFRNGTDNLLVELGKWGLGLSDLLMTLNLFSRVDVDEAGGFHFVEGNSQAGDYIELYAPMDTLVVLTALQHPMDPNPHYAPQPLKLSWMNADASVAEHCCQSRPENQRGFINTDRLFA
- a CDS encoding ABC transporter ATP-binding protein, with the protein product MSFITVNNVWQQYADQVVLERLNLRVAEGEFCTLVGASGCGKSTFLRLLLGQERASRGQILLDGEPLAGEPDASRGVVFQRYSVFPHLTVLDNVALGLELPRSPLLGRLFGNAKRQTREEAAQLLDKVGLGHALDKYPAQLSGGMQQRLAIAQALIMKPRVLLLDEPFGALDPGIRKDMHALLLELWRETRLTVFMVTHDLSEGFSLGTRLLVFDKVRVDPHAPGAYGARITYDIPLNSDRRIRAAVDALPAELAGTLRIA
- a CDS encoding ABC transporter permease; translation: MRLINRYPDRPSRLLLVILPFALVLFAYFMGSAERLTDNPNDKLLPSAVQMADAVKRLAFTADARSGDYLLWQDTASSLRRLAIGLGISALAGLCLGIAAGTLPLFGAPLSPLLTVVSMVPPLAILPILFIVFGLGELSKVMLIVIGITPCLARDLEQRAREIPSELLIKAQTLGASTWTLILRVVLPPLLPRLLISLRLMLGSAWLFLIAAEAIASTDGLGYRIFLVRRYLAMDVILPYVMWITLLAWLMDWGLKRLTRRAFPWYEGAKA